In Acinetobacter sp. C32I, one genomic interval encodes:
- a CDS encoding hydrolase, translating to MSHSNLELLTAQNCQIIFIDHQPQMAFGVQSIDRQVLKNNTVGLAKAAKVFNIPSIITTVETESFSGHTYPELLDVFPQAPLLERTSMNSWDDQKVRDALANNKRKKVIVSGLWTEVCNNSFALSAMLEGGYEIYMVADASGGTSKEAHDYAMQRMIQAGVIPVTWQQVLLEWQRDWAKRDTYNAVMDIVREHSGAYGMGVDYAYTMVHKAAERTTSAHEVLAPIAAK from the coding sequence ATGAGCCATTCAAACTTAGAACTCTTAACTGCACAAAACTGCCAAATTATTTTTATCGACCATCAGCCACAAATGGCTTTTGGTGTACAGTCGATCGATCGTCAAGTGCTTAAAAACAATACAGTCGGTTTAGCAAAAGCCGCTAAGGTTTTTAATATTCCAAGCATCATTACAACCGTTGAAACGGAAAGTTTTTCAGGCCATACCTATCCAGAGCTTTTAGATGTATTCCCACAAGCACCTTTATTAGAACGTACTTCGATGAACTCTTGGGATGATCAGAAAGTACGTGATGCATTGGCAAATAATAAGCGCAAAAAAGTGATTGTTTCAGGCTTATGGACAGAGGTGTGTAATAACTCATTTGCTTTAAGTGCCATGCTAGAAGGTGGTTATGAAATTTATATGGTTGCAGATGCTTCAGGTGGCACCAGCAAAGAAGCACATGACTATGCAATGCAACGCATGATTCAAGCGGGTGTCATTCCAGTGACATGGCAACAAGTTTTACTCGAATGGCAACGTGATTGGGCAAAACGCGATACCTATAATGCAGTGATGGATATTGTTCGGGAACATTCAGGTGCATACGGGATGGGTGTGGACTATGCCTATACCATGGTGCATAAGGCAGCAGAACGGACCACTTCAGCACACGAAGTATTGGCGCCGATTGCAGCGAAATAA
- a CDS encoding amidohydrolase — protein sequence MSDVQLILRNAKITTLDEQVSEAQAIAIADGKVVKTGSDDDIMRLSNSTTKVIDLNGRRVIPGLNDSHLHIIRGGLNYNMELRWEGVPSLSDALRLLKEQAENTPAPQWVRVVGGWTEFQFVEKRMPTLDELNRAAPDTPVFVLHLYASAMLNRAALEVLGFNKDTPDPPGGKIQRNERGEPTGLLLATPSAMILYSTLGKAPKLPLEDQVNSTRHFMRELNRLGITSAIDAGGGGQNYPDDYEVIQALHNNDQMTVRIAYNLFAQKAGEELEDYKKWTEMTFPGDGDDVLMVNGAGENLTWSAGDFENFYEPRPDLPEKMEAELESIVELLAEKKWPFRIHATYDESINRLLNVFERVNSKQPFATRFIIDHAETVSDRNIERIGALGGGIAIQHRMAYQGEIFVQRYGLDAAKSTPPVKKMLELGVPVGAGTDATRVASYNPWVCLSWLSTGKTVGGLPLYDEQNLLDRKTALKLWTKGSAWFSGEHQHKGALSSGELADLVVLSDDYFAVEDDEIQWIESVLTVMNGKIVYAGAEFKDQDPSIPPASPDWSPVKRFGGQWRRSENRNAPSRTPLQSSSAACACSSRCGMHGHSHAWMLDVPINDKDKKSFWGALGCSCFAF from the coding sequence ATGTCAGACGTTCAACTGATTTTAAGAAATGCTAAAATAACCACCCTTGATGAACAGGTTTCAGAGGCGCAAGCAATTGCAATTGCTGATGGAAAAGTTGTAAAAACGGGCAGTGATGATGACATCATGCGCTTATCAAACAGTACAACCAAGGTGATTGATTTAAATGGCCGTCGAGTCATTCCTGGTTTAAATGATAGCCACTTGCATATTATTAGAGGTGGTTTGAACTACAACATGGAGTTGCGTTGGGAGGGCGTTCCTTCGCTCTCGGATGCATTGAGACTGTTAAAAGAGCAGGCAGAGAATACGCCAGCACCACAATGGGTAAGAGTCGTGGGTGGTTGGACGGAATTTCAGTTTGTGGAAAAAAGAATGCCAACGCTGGATGAGCTGAATCGAGCCGCTCCAGATACCCCCGTATTCGTTTTACATCTTTATGCCAGCGCCATGCTGAATCGTGCTGCACTTGAGGTACTGGGTTTTAATAAAGATACACCAGACCCACCAGGTGGAAAGATTCAGAGAAATGAGCGGGGTGAGCCGACTGGACTGCTTCTTGCGACACCATCCGCAATGATTCTCTATTCCACTTTAGGCAAGGCACCGAAACTGCCACTTGAAGATCAGGTCAATTCTACACGTCACTTTATGCGTGAGTTAAATCGTTTAGGAATTACCTCCGCAATTGATGCGGGTGGGGGCGGCCAAAATTATCCTGATGATTATGAAGTGATTCAAGCCCTGCATAACAATGATCAAATGACAGTTCGGATTGCGTATAACCTGTTTGCGCAAAAAGCAGGAGAAGAACTTGAAGATTATAAAAAATGGACCGAGATGACATTCCCTGGTGATGGCGATGATGTGCTTATGGTCAATGGTGCGGGTGAGAATCTGACTTGGTCTGCGGGAGATTTTGAAAATTTCTACGAACCTCGACCCGACTTACCTGAAAAGATGGAAGCGGAACTAGAAAGCATCGTTGAGCTACTGGCTGAAAAGAAATGGCCATTTCGTATTCATGCCACCTATGATGAAAGTATCAATCGCTTATTGAATGTTTTCGAACGCGTCAACAGTAAACAGCCTTTTGCGACACGGTTCATTATCGACCATGCCGAAACTGTTTCAGATCGAAATATTGAGCGAATTGGTGCTTTGGGTGGTGGTATTGCGATTCAACATCGGATGGCCTACCAAGGAGAAATCTTTGTTCAGCGTTATGGTTTAGATGCTGCCAAATCGACTCCGCCTGTGAAAAAAATGCTGGAGTTAGGCGTACCTGTTGGTGCGGGTACGGATGCGACACGTGTTGCTTCATATAATCCGTGGGTCTGTTTAAGTTGGTTAAGTACAGGCAAAACAGTCGGTGGTTTACCACTTTATGATGAACAAAATCTATTAGACAGAAAAACAGCGTTAAAGCTCTGGACCAAAGGTTCTGCATGGTTCTCAGGAGAACATCAGCACAAAGGAGCTTTAAGCTCAGGTGAGCTGGCTGATCTGGTTGTACTTTCAGATGACTACTTTGCTGTGGAAGATGATGAAATTCAGTGGATTGAATCTGTCCTGACCGTGATGAATGGCAAAATTGTCTATGCAGGCGCAGAGTTTAAGGATCAAGATCCATCGATTCCACCAGCATCACCAGATTGGTCACCAGTGAAACGTTTCGGTGGGCAATGGCGACGATCTGAAAATCGCAATGCACCTTCGCGAACACCTTTACAAAGCAGCTCGGCAGCGTGTGCGTGTTCTAGTCGTTGCGGTATGCATGGGCATAGCCATGCATGGATGCTGGATGTGCCCATTAATGACAAAGACAAAAAGTCTTTTTGGGGTGCATTGGGCTGTTCTTGTTTTGCCTTTTAG
- a CDS encoding DUF1427 family protein — MKMYLISLAAGLLVGALYYLLNVKSPAPPLVALCGLLGMVAGEQLIPYIKNWIS, encoded by the coding sequence ATGAAAATGTATCTGATCTCTTTAGCTGCAGGGCTATTGGTTGGCGCTTTGTATTACCTATTAAATGTTAAATCACCCGCACCACCTTTAGTCGCACTATGTGGTTTGCTGGGTATGGTAGCTGGTGAGCAATTGATTCCCTATATAAAAAACTGGATAAGTTGA
- a CDS encoding YoaK family protein: protein MDESIQSKPLSFWDSCRDPVLLTVVGGAIDTIGFIALFGFFTAHVTGNLVLAGAAWVSGGSGIWIKLAAIPLFIVTVAITKFCIDRSRQKSKTLSYLFLGEAIFLMGFMLSGLYFEPFKNANSLSVAVTGGLGLIALAIRNTSSKTLIKHISPSTMMTGNTTQLGIDISNYIQQPNPENKQKLLQSFSIVMGFIVGAFLGAILYVYLDFWSVAFFIIPVLYLAYLAAHHRFVQPKA from the coding sequence ATGGATGAGAGTATTCAAAGCAAACCATTGAGCTTCTGGGATAGTTGTCGAGATCCTGTGTTACTCACAGTGGTTGGTGGTGCGATTGATACCATTGGTTTTATCGCTTTGTTCGGATTTTTTACTGCCCATGTCACTGGAAACTTGGTATTAGCTGGGGCTGCATGGGTGAGTGGTGGGTCTGGTATCTGGATTAAACTGGCTGCGATCCCATTGTTCATTGTGACGGTTGCGATCACGAAGTTTTGTATCGATCGTAGTCGTCAAAAGAGTAAAACACTCAGTTACCTATTTCTGGGTGAAGCCATTTTTTTAATGGGTTTTATGCTGTCGGGACTTTATTTTGAGCCTTTTAAAAATGCAAATAGTCTTAGTGTCGCTGTTACGGGTGGTTTGGGCTTAATTGCCTTGGCGATTCGGAACACCTCCAGCAAAACCCTGATTAAACATATTAGTCCAAGCACCATGATGACTGGAAATACGACTCAGTTAGGCATTGATATTTCGAATTATATTCAGCAACCGAATCCTGAAAACAAACAGAAGTTGCTACAAAGTTTCAGCATTGTGATGGGCTTTATTGTGGGAGCATTCTTGGGAGCAATTCTGTATGTCTATCTAGATTTTTGGAGTGTCGCTTTCTTTATTATTCCTGTGCTTTATTTGGCTTATCTTGCTGCTCATCATCGTTTTGTTCAGCCTAAAGCATAG
- a CDS encoding alpha/beta hydrolase has product MVINIKSLTKTIVLLCLMYSLSACQLVKLQQRSLSASLADKTQSILTRPQLSDATQNSLLLSGLNLDQCLKQPDQCVQTLQQKLTDNHEQAYAAASEIYLAGALQLSLEKQCDIPLSQTQHSPQQNQCLDQVLTLLDQSIRFSFVYLFETEHTPQQRIFDQRQTQVRLFYNVALSRLITMAYLRHQFTHFPKQLQLNQHRYQFNFDDYPELATTEIQLLRSSYNMRFSGFYSVNRRDGLGSEFVLVAKNQHPLSPDYIYDPESYYTGKVNPYIHAARYLSVTAVAQPNAKTSVQQLLKDAPLEIQLIDPFRYDEVKVAGQGYLLTANYSAPYGLWLAENNLGGTGYKTLIDRKEQLSMPHLFMLEPYNPNKKIIIFIHGLASSPEAWIALTNDILGDESLRQHYQVWQVFYSTNMPILESRAQIYALLKQAFAMHDSNDAAMKDAVLIGHSMGGIISRLIMGQGDIRQQAVQAINTDEAHDFIYSPAVSKRFIFQPIDQINRVIFIATPHKGTAYADRWFTLALRKVIHLPHKFLSAAELAVTEKKINIHQMKNSLASGIIENGPSDLSYQSKFMKMSQNIQPAQGLAYHSIIGNLTQSQDPNKMTDGIVPYTSSHLDGALSEKIIQGGHSIQEQPEAILELRRILKLHPKEKIK; this is encoded by the coding sequence ATGGTAATCAATATAAAAAGCCTAACAAAAACGATTGTTCTACTCTGTTTGATGTACAGCTTGTCCGCCTGTCAGCTCGTCAAACTGCAACAACGGAGTTTGAGTGCTTCTTTAGCCGATAAAACGCAAAGCATCTTAACTCGACCTCAATTAAGTGATGCTACCCAGAATAGCTTGCTATTGTCGGGCCTTAACCTTGATCAATGTCTAAAGCAGCCTGATCAATGTGTACAAACCCTACAGCAGAAATTAACTGATAATCATGAGCAAGCTTACGCCGCAGCCAGCGAGATTTATCTAGCAGGTGCATTGCAACTCAGTCTTGAAAAACAGTGTGATATTCCCTTGTCGCAAACCCAGCATTCACCACAACAAAATCAGTGTTTAGATCAAGTACTGACTTTACTTGATCAAAGTATCCGTTTTAGTTTTGTCTATTTATTTGAAACTGAGCATACGCCTCAACAACGTATTTTTGACCAGAGACAAACTCAAGTTCGGCTTTTTTATAATGTGGCCCTTTCACGCTTGATCACGATGGCCTATTTACGTCATCAATTTACGCATTTTCCAAAACAATTACAGTTGAATCAGCATCGTTATCAGTTCAATTTCGATGATTATCCAGAATTGGCAACGACTGAGATTCAATTATTGCGGTCGAGCTACAATATGCGGTTTTCTGGTTTTTATAGTGTTAACCGACGAGATGGCCTGGGTTCAGAATTTGTGTTGGTGGCCAAGAATCAGCATCCATTGAGCCCTGATTATATTTATGATCCAGAAAGCTATTATACGGGCAAAGTAAATCCTTATATTCATGCTGCAAGATATTTGTCTGTGACCGCTGTGGCACAGCCGAATGCGAAAACATCGGTTCAGCAGCTACTTAAAGATGCACCCTTAGAAATTCAGCTGATTGATCCTTTTCGCTATGACGAAGTCAAGGTTGCAGGACAGGGGTATCTATTGACTGCAAATTATTCTGCTCCATATGGTCTGTGGTTGGCTGAGAACAACTTGGGGGGAACAGGTTATAAGACCTTAATTGATCGTAAAGAACAACTCAGTATGCCGCATTTGTTTATGTTGGAACCGTATAATCCGAACAAAAAAATCATTATTTTTATTCATGGCCTTGCCAGTAGCCCTGAGGCATGGATTGCACTGACCAATGATATTTTGGGCGATGAGAGTCTACGTCAGCATTATCAGGTTTGGCAGGTTTTTTATTCGACCAATATGCCGATTTTAGAAAGTCGAGCTCAGATTTATGCCTTATTAAAACAGGCTTTTGCCATGCATGACTCAAATGATGCTGCAATGAAAGATGCGGTATTGATTGGACATAGCATGGGCGGAATTATTAGCCGCTTGATTATGGGACAGGGGGATATCCGTCAGCAGGCTGTGCAGGCAATTAATACAGATGAGGCACATGATTTTATTTATTCACCTGCGGTGAGTAAGCGTTTTATCTTCCAGCCCATTGATCAGATTAACCGTGTGATTTTTATTGCAACACCGCATAAGGGAACGGCATATGCGGATCGATGGTTTACCTTGGCCTTACGTAAAGTAATTCATTTGCCACATAAGTTTTTAAGTGCGGCTGAGTTGGCCGTGACGGAAAAGAAAATTAATATTCACCAAATGAAAAACAGCCTTGCTTCAGGCATTATTGAAAACGGACCGAGTGATTTAAGTTATCAGTCGAAATTTATGAAGATGAGTCAGAACATTCAACCTGCTCAAGGTTTGGCCTACCATTCGATTATTGGCAATCTGACACAAAGCCAAGATCCGAATAAAATGACCGATGGAATTGTGCCGTATACCAGTTCACATTTAGATGGGGCCTTATCCGAAAAAATAATTCAAGGAGGGCATTCGATTCAGGAACAACCAGAAGCAATTCTTGAGCTAAGACGAATTTTGAAACTGCATCCGAAAGAAAAAATAAAGTAG
- a CDS encoding TerC family protein has product MEFLLDPGIWVGLLTLIVLEIVLGIDNLVFIAILADKLPPSQRDKARVIGLSLALIMRLGLLFAISWLVTLTKPLIFIFDWSFSGRDLILLFGGLFLLYKAVSELHERMEGKAEVKITTNVVYASFTAVVAQIVVLDAVFSLDSVITAIGMVDNIYVMMVAMVVAMLVMLLASKPLTEFVNRHPTVIILCLSFLLLIGISLIAEGFGFHIPKGYIYSGIGVAIVIEAFNQFTQRNRSKHESKIPLRNRTADTILKLMGGKAETTATNPLQHLQAQQTFDDQERYMIGGVLTLAERSVASIMTPRSQISWININETSEKIREQILSVPHSLFPVCRGSLDKVLSVVRAKEILDVLDDEAQLKSLIKAQRPIFIFEKMKVIDVINTLRTSKGSLVLVNDEFGNVQGLISPLDVFEAIAGEFPDADEQLDLMQVDEHTWKAAGTLDLYQLELQLGVDLVDEETGYITVSGLILDKCNGLVEVGSMLDYQDLQFEVVEMESNRIKTVMIRLK; this is encoded by the coding sequence ATGGAATTTTTATTAGATCCAGGGATTTGGGTAGGTTTGCTTACTCTGATCGTTTTAGAGATTGTTTTAGGGATTGATAATCTCGTCTTTATTGCCATTTTGGCAGATAAACTTCCTCCTTCCCAACGTGATAAAGCCAGAGTCATTGGTTTATCTCTCGCCTTGATCATGCGCTTGGGCTTACTGTTCGCCATTTCTTGGTTAGTCACCTTAACCAAACCGCTTATTTTTATTTTTGACTGGTCTTTTTCGGGCCGAGATCTGATTCTTTTATTCGGTGGTTTATTCTTACTCTATAAAGCGGTAAGTGAATTACATGAACGGATGGAAGGTAAAGCGGAAGTCAAAATTACCACCAATGTGGTCTATGCAAGCTTTACAGCCGTTGTCGCCCAGATTGTGGTATTGGATGCCGTATTCTCATTAGACTCGGTGATTACCGCCATTGGTATGGTGGATAATATCTACGTCATGATGGTAGCAATGGTTGTAGCCATGTTGGTGATGTTGCTGGCTTCTAAACCCTTAACGGAGTTCGTCAATCGACATCCAACCGTTATCATTCTCTGCTTAAGTTTCTTACTGTTAATTGGTATTAGCTTGATTGCTGAAGGCTTTGGTTTTCATATTCCTAAAGGCTATATCTACTCGGGTATTGGTGTTGCGATTGTGATTGAGGCATTTAATCAGTTTACGCAACGTAATCGTTCAAAGCATGAGTCGAAGATCCCGTTACGGAATCGAACTGCGGATACGATTTTAAAGCTTATGGGTGGCAAGGCCGAAACCACTGCGACCAATCCGCTGCAACATTTGCAAGCACAACAAACATTTGATGACCAAGAACGTTATATGATCGGCGGTGTATTAACACTGGCAGAACGATCTGTGGCTTCAATTATGACGCCACGTAGTCAAATTTCTTGGATTAACATCAACGAAACGTCTGAAAAAATACGCGAACAGATTTTATCTGTACCGCATAGCTTATTTCCTGTGTGTCGTGGCAGTTTGGATAAAGTATTAAGTGTGGTTCGTGCCAAGGAAATCTTGGATGTACTGGATGATGAAGCACAATTAAAATCGTTGATCAAAGCACAACGTCCGATCTTTATTTTTGAAAAAATGAAAGTGATTGATGTGATCAATACATTGCGAACTTCTAAAGGCTCATTGGTACTGGTTAATGATGAATTTGGAAATGTGCAGGGATTAATTTCACCGCTGGATGTTTTTGAAGCCATTGCAGGTGAGTTTCCAGATGCAGATGAGCAGCTTGATTTGATGCAAGTCGATGAACATACTTGGAAAGCTGCAGGCACCTTGGATCTGTATCAACTTGAATTACAGCTGGGTGTTGATCTCGTTGATGAAGAGACTGGCTATATTACTGTGTCAGGACTTATTCTCGATAAGTGTAATGGCCTAGTGGAAGTCGGCTCAATGCTGGACTATCAAGACCTACAATTTGAAGTGGTCGAGATGGAGAGCAATCGGATTAAAACGGTGATGATTCGATTAAAGTAA
- a CDS encoding DUF4424 family protein, which yields MKKIILACSILLQIPTYSLANDSTGYVGTGGVAYLKNAHVAMQSEDLFISKKLIKVNYLYKNLSNKDVTETILFPLPRIDNFFEADFAHTEALLKSFKIIVDGQNIQPEMHVRTFIQKDEKSPLIDATDLFKQCGFSQTDMLNPWMRNNDDDRYFVDKLKQCKQPQMQEILASFKKDDEIPWSSQVIYSWKQTFKANALTKIQHQYQPLVGGAVALYPDEYNQNFCMDAQFKQGLKKAKAENSPFNALSYILTTGANWAKPIENFKLTIERDKNELVSFCWNGKVEKISPTQFQMTKRNFVPKQDLDIIFVSVK from the coding sequence ATGAAAAAAATCATCTTGGCATGTTCTATTTTGCTGCAAATACCGACCTATAGCCTAGCCAATGATTCAACGGGCTATGTGGGAACGGGCGGAGTGGCCTATCTTAAAAATGCGCATGTTGCGATGCAAAGTGAAGACTTATTTATTAGCAAAAAACTGATTAAAGTAAATTATCTTTATAAAAACTTAAGCAATAAAGATGTGACGGAAACCATTTTGTTTCCCTTACCACGTATCGATAACTTCTTTGAAGCGGATTTTGCCCATACCGAAGCATTGCTAAAAAGCTTTAAAATTATTGTTGATGGTCAAAATATTCAGCCAGAAATGCATGTGCGTACTTTTATCCAAAAGGATGAAAAGTCGCCGTTGATTGATGCAACAGATCTATTTAAACAATGTGGTTTTAGCCAAACCGACATGCTTAATCCTTGGATGCGTAACAATGATGACGATCGCTATTTTGTCGATAAATTAAAGCAATGTAAGCAGCCACAAATGCAGGAGATATTGGCGAGCTTTAAAAAAGATGATGAAATTCCATGGTCATCTCAAGTGATTTATAGTTGGAAGCAAACCTTTAAAGCCAATGCGTTGACCAAAATTCAGCATCAATATCAACCTTTGGTGGGGGGCGCGGTTGCCCTATATCCTGATGAATATAATCAGAACTTTTGTATGGATGCACAATTTAAGCAGGGCTTAAAAAAAGCCAAAGCAGAGAATTCACCGTTTAATGCTTTAAGCTATATTCTGACCACAGGGGCAAACTGGGCTAAACCGATTGAAAATTTTAAATTAACGATTGAGCGTGATAAGAATGAATTGGTCTCATTTTGCTGGAATGGCAAAGTCGAAAAAATTAGTCCAACGCAATTTCAGATGACCAAGCGCAACTTCGTTCCCAAACAGGATTTAGATATCATCTTTGTGAGTGTGAAATAA
- the mumR gene encoding LysR family transcriptional regulator MumR — translation MNLKNLEAFYWVVTLNSFNKAATKLQTTQPAVSQKITAIENDLGFKVLDRSFRQLKPTHKGMTLFKYAEKLMRLETELIAELTENQHLTGTIRLGVSETIVYTWLVEYIEKVQQEFPKVSVEIVVDLTPNLQEGVRTGDLDMAFLLGPTLAFECIEQALCDFELSFLASPSFKGGIAQMSFKTLMSHTILTYPKITYPYKELKAKMKEQGLDEPLSITSYSLATLLRLAEQGLGIAVVPTLTALKEITEGRLEILNTPIKLKTFHFTSIYIQGNDAALKEKLTDVAVMVSESAMKNLNQKIKI, via the coding sequence GTGAATTTAAAGAATCTGGAAGCATTTTACTGGGTGGTGACGCTGAATAGTTTTAATAAGGCAGCGACAAAATTACAAACCACCCAGCCAGCGGTATCACAGAAAATCACCGCGATTGAAAATGACCTTGGATTTAAAGTTTTAGATCGAAGTTTTCGCCAACTCAAACCAACGCACAAGGGGATGACCCTATTTAAATATGCTGAAAAGTTGATGCGTTTAGAAACTGAACTCATTGCAGAATTAACAGAAAATCAGCATTTGACTGGCACAATTCGTTTGGGCGTTTCGGAAACCATTGTCTATACATGGTTGGTGGAATATATCGAGAAAGTTCAGCAGGAATTCCCTAAAGTTTCTGTAGAAATCGTGGTTGATCTGACGCCGAATTTACAAGAAGGCGTCCGTACAGGTGATCTGGATATGGCCTTTTTACTCGGGCCGACGCTGGCTTTTGAATGTATTGAACAGGCACTGTGTGATTTTGAACTCAGCTTCTTGGCTTCACCTTCATTTAAAGGAGGGATTGCTCAAATGTCCTTTAAGACCTTAATGTCACATACCATTTTAACCTATCCGAAAATTACCTATCCCTATAAAGAGCTGAAAGCCAAAATGAAGGAACAGGGGCTGGATGAGCCACTTTCGATCACCAGTTATTCTTTGGCAACCTTGTTACGTCTTGCCGAGCAAGGCTTGGGGATCGCTGTGGTGCCGACCTTAACCGCTTTAAAAGAAATTACCGAGGGTCGATTGGAAATATTAAATACGCCGATTAAGCTAAAGACCTTCCACTTTACCTCGATTTATATTCAAGGCAATGATGCTGCATTGAAAGAGAAATTAACCGATGTCGCCGTGATGGTTTCTGAGAGCGCAATGAAAAACTTGAATCAGAAAATAAAAATTTGA
- a CDS encoding NRAMP family divalent metal transporter: MDEERINMSLLKSSLLSDRQWAIVASIFMMATSAMGPGFLTQTAVFTVKLGAAFGFAILVSILIDYVVQQNIWRVVTLTQMRASDIANKALPGSGYLLAFLVILGGFFFSIGNIAGAALGLNALFGLDTKWGGILSGALAILIFASRKATLAMDKSMIVLGLLKIILIIIVAVIVMPPVGQAVQQTFAPDQIDFAIITTIVGGTVGGYICYAGAHRLLDKGAVGPENIDEVAKAATKGIVVVGIMRYVLFLAFLGVVVSGASIDLASHNANPAAQAFQYAAGTFGYKLFGLIFWAAGISSTIGAAYTSVSFFSAFKKNLTPKQSNYTTITFIALALLLYVVLGATPAGLLIFVGGFNGLVLPIGLTIFVYVAACRRDLMGNYNYPKWLIVLGALTCVLTWWMGYMSFTTVFNYLTKL; the protein is encoded by the coding sequence ATGGATGAGGAACGCATCAATATGTCTTTACTGAAATCTTCTTTGCTATCAGATCGCCAATGGGCCATTGTCGCCTCGATTTTTATGATGGCAACCTCTGCCATGGGACCTGGGTTTTTAACCCAAACTGCTGTATTTACAGTGAAACTAGGGGCTGCATTTGGTTTTGCCATTTTAGTGTCAATTTTGATTGATTATGTGGTGCAGCAAAATATTTGGCGTGTAGTGACGCTCACGCAAATGCGTGCATCCGATATTGCCAATAAGGCTTTACCAGGCAGTGGCTATTTACTTGCATTTCTGGTGATTCTAGGCGGTTTCTTCTTTAGTATCGGAAATATTGCAGGTGCTGCATTAGGTTTGAATGCACTGTTTGGTCTGGATACCAAATGGGGTGGTATCCTCAGTGGTGCATTGGCGATTTTGATTTTCGCTTCCAGAAAAGCCACGCTTGCCATGGATAAAAGCATGATCGTATTGGGATTGTTGAAAATCATCCTGATCATCATTGTGGCTGTGATTGTGATGCCGCCTGTTGGACAAGCGGTACAGCAAACCTTTGCGCCAGATCAGATTGACTTTGCCATTATTACCACCATTGTTGGTGGCACGGTGGGGGGCTATATCTGCTATGCAGGCGCGCATCGTCTACTCGATAAAGGTGCAGTTGGCCCTGAAAATATTGATGAAGTAGCAAAAGCTGCGACCAAGGGTATTGTCGTGGTTGGCATCATGCGCTATGTCTTATTTTTAGCCTTCTTGGGTGTGGTGGTGAGCGGTGCAAGCATCGATCTTGCTAGTCATAATGCCAATCCAGCGGCACAAGCATTCCAGTATGCTGCGGGCACATTTGGTTATAAATTATTTGGCCTGATCTTTTGGGCAGCGGGTATTAGTAGCACCATTGGTGCAGCCTATACCTCGGTTTCATTCTTTAGTGCATTTAAAAAGAATTTAACCCCAAAACAAAGCAACTATACCACCATCACTTTTATTGCCTTAGCCTTATTACTCTATGTGGTATTGGGGGCAACGCCAGCAGGTCTACTCATTTTTGTCGGTGGTTTTAATGGTTTAGTGTTGCCGATTGGCCTTACAATTTTTGTGTATGTTGCAGCTTGCCGTAGAGACTTGATGGGCAATTATAATTATCCAAAATGGTTAATTGTTTTAGGTGCACTCACCTGTGTATTGACGTGGTGGATGGGCTATATGTCATTTACGACCGTGTTTAACTATTTGACCAAACTTTAA
- a CDS encoding 5-oxoprolinase subunit PxpA produces MFVDLNSDLGESFGSWKMGNDDQILPVVTSANIACGFHAGDPLGILKTVGKAVELGVKIGAHVSYPDLVGFGRRNMDVSRDELIADVLYQISALDGLAKVAGSKVQYVKPHGALYNTIAHDQAQAAAVIDAIKMYNPELVLVALAGSNLVEQARAAGLNVVSEAFADRAYNSDGSLVSRRLEGAVLHDSAFVASRVVSMLKNGGVESIDGVFTPIQADTICLHGDTDGALEMSAAIKAELVKNKIEIRPFVNKA; encoded by the coding sequence ATGTTTGTAGATTTAAACAGTGATTTGGGCGAAAGCTTTGGCTCATGGAAAATGGGCAATGATGACCAGATTTTACCTGTGGTGACCAGTGCTAATATCGCATGTGGTTTTCATGCAGGCGATCCTTTGGGGATTTTAAAAACGGTTGGTAAAGCCGTTGAATTGGGCGTCAAGATTGGGGCGCATGTGTCTTATCCCGATCTGGTTGGTTTTGGCCGCCGTAATATGGATGTGTCACGTGACGAACTGATTGCCGATGTGCTGTATCAAATTTCTGCACTGGATGGTTTGGCAAAAGTGGCAGGCTCAAAAGTGCAATATGTAAAACCGCATGGTGCACTCTACAACACCATTGCCCATGATCAAGCTCAGGCAGCCGCAGTGATTGATGCGATTAAAATGTACAATCCTGAACTGGTTTTAGTGGCTTTGGCGGGGTCGAACTTGGTCGAGCAGGCACGTGCTGCTGGTTTAAACGTGGTGTCTGAAGCATTTGCAGATCGTGCATATAACAGCGATGGCTCATTGGTATCTCGTCGTCTAGAAGGGGCGGTTTTACATGACTCGGCATTTGTTGCCAGTCGTGTAGTTTCAATGCTTAAAAATGGTGGGGTCGAGTCAATTGACGGTGTCTTTACCCCAATTCAAGCCGACACGATTTGCCTACATGGCGACACCGACGGTGCACTAGAAATGTCAGCAGCGATTAAAGCCGAGCTTGTAAAAAACAAGATTGAAATCCGCCCATTTGTAAATAAAGCATAA